The following is a genomic window from Ethanoligenens harbinense YUAN-3.
CGACGCGGACGGCGGCAGGCTGGTGCAGCGCGCCGACGATGCGCCCGAGACCGTCAAGGCGCGCCTGGAGGTCTACCACACGCAGACCGAGCCGGTCAAGGCATATTATGCCAAGCAAGATAAACTTTCCGTGGTGGAGGGGCAGGAGGATATCGCCGATACCACCCGCCTGACCCTGCAAACGTTAGAAGGCCGGTCATGATCATTCTGAAAAACGAGCATCAGCTTCAAAAAATGCGGGAGGCCGGCCGGATCTCTCAGCTGGCCCTGCTGGAGGGCGGCAAGCATGTCGAACCCGGCATCACCACCGCAGATCTGGATCATATCATGCATGAATTCATTGTCCGGGCGGGTGCCAAACCGTCGTTCCTCGGATACGGCGGGTTCCCGGCTACCGCGTGCATCTCGGTCAACAACGAAGTCATCCACGGCATCCCGGACAAAAAGCACAAGATCCAGAATGGCGACATCGTCAGCATCGATGTGGGCGCTATTTACGAGGGTTTCAACGGCGACAATGCATGGACGTTTCCGGCCGGCACGATCAGCGACGAGGCGCAGGCGCTGCTGGACGCCACCCGCGAGAGTCTGTTTGAAGGTATCCGGGCGGCAAAGCCCGGCAACCGCGTCGGCGATATCGGCCATGCGGTGCAGTCCTATGTGGAGGCGCGCGGCTTTTCGGTGGTGCGCCCTTATGTGGGGCACGGCGTGGGAGAAGACATGCATGAGGAGCCGGATGTTCCCAACTATGGGCGCGTGGGACATGGCGCAAGGCTTGTTCCGGGCATGGTAATCGCGATCGAGCCCATGATCAATCAGGGCGCAAAGGAAGTCCGTACCCTGCAAAACGGCTGGACGGTCACCACGGTGGACGGCAGCCTGTCGGCACATTTTGAACACACCGTCGCCATCACGGAAAACGGCCCCGTGATTCTTACGGCCCCGTGATGGGGGAGGTTTCATGGAGATACAGACCGGAAGCGTCGTGCTCTCCCTGGCCGGGCACGACAAGGGCGGCACCTTTGCCGTGATTGATTTTGCAGACGACAGCCATGCGCTCATAGCGGACGGCAAACGCCGCAAAACGGAAAAACCCAAACGCAAAAAGTGCAAGCATTTGCAGGTGGTAGGCCGTCTGGACCTGCCGGATGCGGGCAGGGCGACCAATCGCCAGATCAGGAAAGCGCTCGGTGCATTCGGCGCCGATGCGGCTGCGGTTTCCGGGGGAGGAATTTAGCTTGTCCAAAGACGACATGATCGAGCTTGAAGGTATTGTGAGAGAAGCGCTGCCCAACGCGATGTTTCAGGTGGAGCTTCCCAATAATCACATGATTCTGGCACACATCTCCGGCAAACTGCGCATGAACTATATCCGCATCTTGCCGGGAGACAAAGTCACCGTGGAAATGTCCCCATACGACTTGACCCGCGGGCGCATCACCTGGCGCTCGAAATAACCGTTCAACGCGACGGCCGCTCCGCGGCCGTGTCCATCCGAAAGGGAGGAACCGTAAGATGAAAGTAAGGCCTTCGGTAAAGCCCATGTGCGAAAAATGCAAGGTTATCAAACGCAAGGGGCGCATCATGGTCATTTGCGAAAATCCCAAGCATAAACAGCGGCAGGGCTGATCTGCCGGAAAACAATGGAGGTGTAACCATATGGCTCGTATAGCCGGCGTGAATCTGCCCAACGAAAAACGGGTGGAGATCGGTTTGACGTATATTTTCGGCATCGGCCGCAAATCAGCGGACGACATTATCAAAGCCACCGGTATAAATCCCGACATCCGTGTCAAGGATTTGACCGAAGAACAGGTCTCCCTGCTGCGTGATATCATCGACAAAGAGTACACCATCGAAGGCGACCTGCGCCGCCGTGTCGCGCTGAACATCAAACGTCTGGTGGAAGTCGGCTGTTACCGGGGCGTGCGCCATCGCAAGGGCCTGCCCGTCCGCGGCCAGCGCACCAAAACGAACGCACGCACGCGCAAAGGTCCGAAGAAGACCATTGCGAATAAGAAGAAATAATCAGGGAGGGATATTGAATGGCCAACAAGGCTGTTGCCAATAAAAAGGGCGCTACCGCCACCCGCAAACGCCGTGAGCGCAAAAACATCGACCGCGGCGCCGCGCACATCCAGTCGACGTTCAACAACACCATCGTCACCATTACCGATACCCAGGGCAATTCGATCTCCTGGGCAAGCGCGGGCGGCCTGGGCTTCCGCGGTTCCCGCAAAAGCTCCCCGTTCGCCGCGCAGATGGCGGCCGAAACCGCCGCCAAAGTGGCGATGGAGCATGGCATGAAAACCATCGAAGTCTTCGTCAAGGGCCCGGGCGCCGGCCGTGAAGCGGCCATTCGTGCCTTGCAGGCCGCGGGTCTGGAAGTGAACATGATCAAGGATGTCACGCCCATCCCACACAACGGCTGCCGTCCTCCGAAACGGCGTCGCGTTTGATTCAGAAACAGGAGGTGTTTGAATACAATGGCAAGATATACGGATTCCGTTTGCAAACTCTGCCGCCGCGAAGGCCAGAAACTGTTCCTGAAAGGCGAGCGCTGCTATTCGGATAAATGTTCGGTGGGCCGCCGCAGCTACGCGCCGGGCCAGCATGGCCAGGACCGCAAGAAAGTCTCCGAGTACGGCATCCAGCTGCGCGCCAAACAGAAAGCCCGCCGCTATTACGGCGTGCTGGAGCGCCAGTTCCGCCACTACTTCGAAATTGCCGAGTCCAAGCCCGGCATCACCGGTGAGAATCTGTTGCGTCTTCTGGAGCTTCGTCTGGATAACGTGGTCTACCGTCTCGGCTTTGCCAGCTCGCACGCTCAGAGCCGCCAGATGGTGCGCCACGGCCACTTCACCATCAATGGCAAAAAAGCCAATATCCCGTCCATGCGCGTGCGGGTCGGCGATGTGGTCGCCGTCAAAGAAGGCAGCCGCACCAACGAATTCATCAAGAGTGTGGTGGAAGCCAATGCTTCCCGCCCGATTCCCAAGTGGCTGGAAATCAACCGCGAGGCCCTTTCGGGCACAGTAGCCGTGCTGCCCAACCGCGAAGACATCGACCTGTCGGTTGAAGAGCATCTCATCGTCGAGCTGTATTCCAAGTAAGGCGATGCCCTCGCAGCTTTGCCGCAGCGCGGCAAAGCACAGCGGACCGCCCTGCCGGGCAACCGGCGCGGCCGGTTTTCAGGAATCGATGCGGGCGCGTTTGCGCCTAACCGTCAGGAGGGTTGTTCATGATTGAAATTGAGAAGCCGAGGATCGAAACAGCGGAGCTCACGTCAGACGGTTCTTATGGCCGCTTTGTGGTGGAGCCGCTGGAGCGCGGCTATGGTACGACGCTGGGCAACAGCCTGCGTCGTGTGCTGCTTTCCTCGCTTCCGGGCGTGGCGGTGACACAGGTCAAGATCGACGGCGTGCAGCATGAGTTTTCCACCGTGCCGGGCGTTAAAGAAGACGTCACCGAAATCATCCTCAACATCAAGGGCCTTACGGCCAAGCTGCACAGCGACGGCCCAAAGGTTGTATATATCGACGCCGAAGGCGAATGCAAAGTGACCGCCGGGGACATCAAAACCGATTCCGAAGTGGAGATTTTGGACCCCAACATGCACATTGCCACGCTGGCGGCGGGTGCCAAACTGTATATGGAGATCACACTGGATAAGGGGCGCGGCTATGTCGCGGCCGAGCGCAACAAGCAAAACCTCCAGCCCGCCATCGGGGTTATCCCGGTGGACTCCATCTATACGCCGGTGCTCAAAGTGAACTATGCGGTGGAGAACACGCGCGTCGGCCAGATTACCGACTATGACAAGCTCACGCTTGAAGTCTGGACGGACGCCACCATTTCCGCAAAGGAAGCGGTGTCCATCGGCGCGAAGATCCTCAACGAACATCTGGGCCTGTTTGTGGCGCTCTGCGCGGAAACGCAGTCCACCGAGATCATGGTCGAGAAAGACGATAAGAGCAAGGAAAAAGTGCTGGAGATGACGATTGAGGAGTTGGACCTTTCGGTGCGGTCGTTCAACTGCCTCAAGCGCGCGGGCATCAATACGGTGGAAGACCTCATCAACCGCACGGAAGACGATATGATGAAGGTGCGCAACCTTGGCCGCAAATCGCTGGAAGAAGTCATCAGCAAGCTCAATTCCCTTGGGTTTTCTTTAAAAAGGGATGAGGAATAAGTCCCTCGTCGCGCACAAAAAGGAGTGAGTGCAATGCCCGGAACCAGAAAACTTGGCAGATCGACAGACCATCGTTTGGCCATGCTCAGAGCCATGGTGACGTTCCTGTTGGAAAACGGCAAGATCGAAACCACGCTGGCTAGAGCCAAAGAAGTCCGTTCGCTCGCCGAAAAAATGATCACGCTTGGCAAAGAGACGGATCTCCATTCCAAACGGCAGATCTACTCGTTCATCACCAAAGAAGCGGTATCCAAAAAGGTGATCGACGAACTCGGCCCGAAATATAAAGAGGTAAGCGGCGGTTACACCCGCATTTACAAAATCGGCCCCCGGCGCGGCGACGCGGCGGAAATGGCCATCATTGAACTGATCTGATCTTTTTGTTGCTATCCGCCCTTTTCCAAAATGCCAGCGGCGCGTTTTGGAAAAGGGCGGTTTGTTTTGTATCCAAATGCGCTTTCGCATGCATATTTGCCCCTGCACCGTGCAAACTACCCGCAGAACGAGCACCCCATGCGAAAGGAGCAAACACAATGCCGGATAAATTTGAGCGCAAGCAAAACGGCGGCACCAGGCAAAAGGGACATACCCCCGCACCGGCGGGCGACCAGATCGGTGAAAATGCCGAAGAAGGCCGCTGGGCAAAAGAAGAAGGTAAAAAGCAAGACCGCAGATCGTAAGACAAACATCACCCGCTGTTCTACAGTTGAACAGCGGGTGATTTCTTATACCGCACAAAACAGGCCTATTTCTTCAGCCGTTTCGCCGTCAGGGACTGCACCGACACCTGAAACACCGCGACGGCGTCCATCATCCGCAGGTCAAACACAAAGGTCTTGCCGGGCCGGTAGTGCCGCATGATGCACTGGAGCGCATGCGCTTTTTCGGCATCGCCCAGCAGTCGGGCGGTACCCCGGCCGATCACGCTCTCATATTCCATGCTATAGCCGCATGCCGAATCTGCTTCCAGCAGGCGGTGTGCACCATCCATCTCAAAGGACACCCGCGGGTCTGCCGCAAGGCAGTCCAGCTTTTTGCCGGTTTTGGCGCAATGAAAATAGAGCAGGAGTGTGTCGCAGGCCTGCTCAAATCCGAAATTCATCGGCACGATATATGGGCTGTCCGCATCAAAAAAAGCCAGGCGGCAGACATCGCAGCGTTGCATGATGGCGATTTGTTCGTCCGGATCGGTCACTTCACGGTCGTTTCTTCTCACTGGGTGGGCCCTCTGCTTTCCGCGTTTCTCAGATGGCCTTCAGGATGCCTTCCACCACATGGTTGGACTGGACGGAGGCTTTCTGTTCAAATTCCTCATAGGTGATGGGCGCGGTTTCGTCTGCCAGATCGGAGATGGTGCGCACGATCAGAAACGGTACTTCGTTGAGGAAGCATACGTGCCCGATGGCGGCGCCCTCCATCTCGCAGCACACACCGCCCAGTTCACGGATAAGTGCTTTGGTCTCGCCTGCTTCCACAAAGCAGTCGCCGGACGCAATATCCCCCATGCGAAAGCACTCCACTTCCGGTGTGGCTGTGCAGACGTTCCGGGCAATCTCCGCCAGGCGCGCATCGCAGGTGAAGCGCGCCTGGAATGGATAGTATTTTTCCAACAGGGAGGCCGGGTTAAAATCGTGGTAGAAAACCTCGTTCCCGATGACCACATCGAGGGTGTGCAGGTCTTTGGCAATGCCGCCCGCAATGCCCATATTGATGATGCAGTCTACCCCGAACGCGTCGATAAGGTGCTGGGCGCAGGCCGCCGCGTTCACTTTGCCGATGCCGCTGCACGCAAACAGGACGGTATTGTTTCCATATGTGCCTTCCCACACTTTATAGAAATGCGGAGTGGAGAGCGGTTTGGCACCGCATTTTTGGATGATGCTCTCAATTTCGACCGGCATGGCCGACAGTACGCCGATTTTTGCCATAGGATCACCTTCCGTTCGTGCGTTGCCGCACGGTTTTCACGTTCTGCCGGATGGTTCCGGCAACCAATTGCCATTATACCATAGAAAAGGTTGCGAAAACAGGAAAAGTATTTTATTATAGAAGGAGTTTATTTGTCCGAGAGGGAAAAACGGGTCTGCCTGTTGGCTGGGAGGAATCGATTTGGATCGCGAAGATGTGTTCCAGTTCATGGAAGAAAACGATGTGAAATTTATTCGTTTTCAGTTTACCGATATCAGCGGCATCATGAAAAACATCGCCATCAACTACTCCAATCTGGAAAGTGCGCTGGACGGCGTTTTGTTCGACGGGTATGCGGTGGACGGGTTTTCCCGCTCCGAAGAATCCGAGATGCTGCTGGTGCCCGAGCTGGATACGCTGAATATTTTTCCGTGGCGGCCCCAGCAGGGGAAAGTGGTGCGTTTTATCTGTGATGTGCTTTCGCAGGACGGCACGCCGTTTGCGGGTGATCCGCGCTATATTCTCAAAAAGATGGTCGCCAAAGCCGCCGCCAAAGGCTATATGTTCTTAGTGGAACCGGAATGTGAATTTTTCCTGTTCCACACCGACGAGCATGGCCTGCCCACCACCCAGACGCACGACACAGCCGGTTATTTCGATCTGGCGCCTATCGATCTGGGCGAAAACGCCCGGCGGGAGGTCTGCCTGTCGCTGGAGAACATGGGCTTTTTGGTGGAATCCAGCCACCATGAGGTGGCTGCCGGACAGCATGAAATTGATTTCCGGTATGATGATGCACTCAAAACGGCGGACAACATCGAGACGTTCCGCATGGTGGTCAAGATCATTGCGCAGAAACACGGCCTGCATGCCACGTTCATGCCCAAGCCGTTGCATAATGAGGCCGGTTCCGGTATGCACATCAATATGTCGCTGGTGCGGGGAGAACAAGACGTTTTGGCCGATCCAAACGACGAACTGGGCCTTTCCAAAGAGGGCTATTATTTTATCGGCGGCATCATGAAGCATATTCGCGGCCTGACCGCCCTGTGCAATCCGCTGGTCAACTCCTACAAACGTCTGGTGCCCGGCACCGAGGCGCCTGCCTATATCCTGTGGGCGCGCAAAAACCGCGGGCCGCTCATCCGTGTGCCGTATTTCAAAGACGGGCGCGCACGCGTCGAACTGCTCAGCCCGGATCCCGCCTGTAACCCGTATCTGTCGCTGGCCGCGTTGCTCGGCGCGGGGATGGAAGGCATTGAGAAACAGATTACACCGCCGCCGGAGATGAAAGCCAACATTCAGGATATGAGTCCGCGCGCCATCCGGGAAGCGGGTATCGAGCGCCTGCCCGCCACGCTTGGCGAGGCGCTGGACGCATTGGAGCAGGATGCGCTGCTACGGGAAATTCTGGGCGAACATGCGTTCCGCAGCTATCTGAGCACCAAACGGGCCGAGTGGGATTCATACTGTGAAACGGTGCACCCCTGGGAAACAGGCCGTTACCTGTCTATCTATTGAGAAGAGGAAGCGGGTGCAACGGCTCACCCGCGCCACACAAAACGTACATTTGGAGGGTGTAGATTGAGTGACGGGATGCTTGTCGTGTGTGGACAGCGTGCTTTCTGCAAAAATCTTTGTGATCTGATCGCTTCGTCGATCGCGATCCATCCCATCGTCGCCACCTCCGGCGCGGAAGCGCGCCGCAAAACGTCCATGCATGAGATGGAGGCGGTGTTGCTGGCAGGCAAGCTGCCGGATGAAAACACGCTGGACCTCGCACTGGAACTGTCACAGAGCGGCGTGGCCGGTGTGATGATCGTCATCGACCGGGGCACGTTGTTTGAGGCGCATGAGGTGCTGGACGGCAGCGGCGTGACCATTTTGGCAAACCCCTTGACCAAAGATGCGCTGATACAGGCTATCCGTCTGGTGATGAAGGTGGCGGAAGGCGGCGGTACGCTCGACCGCGCCAAGCTGATGCTGGTGCAGCAGAAAGGGTGGACCGAACCGCAGGCGCACCGATATATCCAGAAACTGAGTATGGACAAACGTCTGCCACGCGAGTTGGCGGCACAACTGGTCATCAAGGCGCTGGAGCGCGAACAGCAGGCCAAAGAGGAATCATAAAACAGCAGCCATGCCTTGAGGGCATGGCTGCTGTCTGTTTGTGCGTGGTTTGTTCCGGTTTATTTAAACAGATAGAGCGAAGCGCCGGATACACCATTGGAGGAAGAACCGGAAGTCGAGGTGCTTCCGTATGCAGATGCGTTGACGAGGGTTGCGTTCGCTTTTACATAGGAGGTGATCTCCGAACTGGAGCTCATGCCTGCTCCGCTGCTGTCGGAAAGCAGGAAATATGTGACCTTGCCCTCCTTGACCAGCTTCTTGAGCTCCGAGAGGGTGATGCCGTTGTCCGAACCGAGGAACCCGCCGTATGCTACGGCCGGGAGTCCGGTGTCCACGATGAACGCCGCCACATCGTCGGCTCTGGCCGCCACTACCAGATAGCTGCCGGCTTTATAATGCGCTACCAAATAGGTTTCCAGCGCTTTGGTGCCGCTGTCGGCCGTGGTGAGGTTTTCCTGGTTGGTGGTCATGCCCGCTGTTTGGGTGTCGGTGGCCAGTTCCGGTCCTGCATACGGCATGGTGCTGTTGATGGGCGGATACCACACTACTGTCAGGCACCAGTAGAGCGGTCCCGTCAGCATGGCTGCCAGCATGCAGCCGGTTGCGATCAGCCGGATCAGATTTGCGCGGCGCAGCCGGGGAAGGATGCGTGGCAGGAACAGGCCGATGAGAGCCGCGCCCGTCAGCACCGCCATAAGCGGGATCATCCACCCGCGCAGCGCCGGGTAGCCGGAGATGTAGACGGTCTCGGAGACGAACATAGCCGCCAGGGAGGCGGGCAGCAGCCATTGTTTCCAACCCTGCCGATCGCGGAATGCCTTGAACATTTGCACCAGGCCGATGCCAGCCAGCCCGGCGATGCCCGGTGCGAGGATGCAGAGGTAGTACCGGTGGAAGAAGCTGGCGAAGCTGAAGAATCCGACCATAGTGCCCAGCCACAGCGCCCAATAAAGAATCATGGCTGCTTTTTCGTTCCGTTTTTTCCAGGTCGATCTGCTTGCGCAGGCTGCGATGCCGAAGAGAGCAAGGATGATGAGCCAGGACGCCTGCCCGTACATGGTGCTGCCCCACAGACGGAACATGCCGGCGGTGCCGATGTCGTTGCCATTGCCGCTCATGCCGCCCGTGCCGCCGGGCCTGCCGCCTGTGCCGCCGTTCTGCCCGCCGGCGTTGTTGTTCGTGCTGCCGCCGTTGGCATTGTTGTTATTGGCGGTGTTTCCGTTTTGTCCGCCGGGCCCGCCAAAGCCGCCCGTACCGCCGTTCTGCCCGCCGGCGTTGTTGTTTGTGTTGCCGCCGTTGGCATTGTTGTTATTGGTGGCGTTTCCGTTTTGTCCGCCGGGCCCGCCCATGCCGCCGTTCTGCCCGCCGGCATTGTTGTTGTTCGTGCTGCCGCCGTTTTGTCCGCCGGGCCCGCCCATGCCGCCCGTGCCGCCGCCCTGCCCGAACAGCCGTTCCGCTCCGTTGTGGCCCGTGATGAGCTCCCAAACGGTGTTGTTGGTAGAGCTGCCCACATACGGGCGTTCGGACGCGGGCGTGAGGTCTACCGCCACCGTCCACGAGAGAGAAACCGCGAGCATGATGCCGATGCCTACGATGGCCGTGAGGATCCGTTTGCCGATCTTCTGTTTGGAAAATATAAGAAAAACAATGCCCATGGCCGGTACGGCAAGGTAGGCTTCCAGCATTTTGACATTGAAGCCGATGCCGACCATCAGTGCCGCCAGAAAGAAATACCGGGCCTTGCCGGTCTCAATGGAGCGGAAGAGGAACCAGGTGGCCGCCAACAACACGAAGACCAGTTGGAGGTCCATGGTATTGTTGCGCGCGGCCACCACCACCGAGGGCGTGAGCGCGAGCACCAGCGCGGAAATCAGCCCCGCCGGCCTGCCGAACCGTTTGGCCACCAGTAGGTACATCATGAGGGAACAACCGGTGCCGGCCAACGCCTGCGGCAGCAGCATGGCCCAGCCGTGGTAGCCGAAGATGAGGACAAAGATTGCCTGCACCCAAAGCCCGATAGGTGGTTTGTCCACCGAAACCACGCCTGCCGGGTCGAAGGCGACGAAAAAGAAATTGTGGACGTTTTGCGTCATGCTGCGGATGGCCGCCGCATAGTAGGCGTTGCCGTAGCCCACACTGGAAATGCTCCAGAAATTCAGCCCGAACGAAAGTGCCGCGATGCCCGCCAGAATCAGCAGGGCCCATTTTCGGGACAGTTGGCTGGAAGAACTCTTGTCTGGTAAAACGATCATATCTTGCATATGCTCACCCCGTTTGGTCGATGTTGCCGCATGCTTTTCAAGCTGCGTACAGGATACCGCACAGAGGTGAAGGGTGCATGTGCCCTCTGTGAAATCTGCATGAAAGCGGGCACAGCCCACGTTTCGGTTCGGGAAAATGAAGCGGGGATACTGCGTGACAAAGCGCTGCACCCTCCGGATGAGCGGCGGGCACGGTGCAAAATCATCCGTTCGGTGGATTCCTTTTCCGCACCTTTCTGATAACATAGCAGGTGGAAGGTGATGAAAATGGAAACGATTCTGACGGTGAAGAACCTGTCAAAGCGGTTCAAAGAAAAAGAAGTGCTGAAAGGCCTGGATTTTACAGTGGACGCAGGGGAGATCCTCTGCCTGCTCGGGCCAAACGGTGCCGGAAAAAGCACGACCATCAACATCCTCACCGGCGTGCTGGGGCACGACGGCGGTGAGGTGCTCTATCACGGCCAAAGCATCCGCGGCCGCCTGCGCGCCTACCGGCAGCGGCTGGGCGTGGTGCCGCAGGACATCGCGCTGTATGAGGAACTCACGGCTGAGCGCAACCTGCGGTTTTTCGCCGGGCTGTATGGCCTGCGTGGGCGGGAACTCGACCGTGCGACGGACGAGGCGCTGGCGCTGGCGGGGCTGGAAGACCGGCGGCGCGATGTGATCAAAACATTTTCGGGCGGGATGAAACGGCGGCTGAATATTGCCTGCGCTATTGCGCATCGCCCGGAGCTGGTCATCATGGACGAACCCACCGTGGGCATCGACCCACAGTCGCGCAACCACATCCTCGAAAGCATCCGCACCCTGCGCGGTCAGGGCATGACGGTGCTCTACACCACGCATTACATGGAGGAGGTGGAAGCCATCTCCTCCCGCATCATCATCATGGATCACGGGCAGATCATCGCGGAGGGCACCAAAGAGAGCCTCAAGCAGGCCTATGAGGATCAGCGGCGCTACACGCTCACAGTGGAAGGTGCGGAAGGACTGCAGGCGTCAGACCTTTACAGGGTCGAAGGAATCGTTTCGGCGCAGATCGGGGAACATGCCGTCGAAATCACGTCGCTGCGCGGAGTGGCCAATCTCGACCGCATCATTGCCCTGTTGTATGAAAAAGGGGTGGAGATTCAAAACATTACCAGCGAGGAAGCAAGTCTGGAGACGGTATTCCTTAAGCTGACCGGCCGCACCCTGCGGGATTGACGGAAAGGAGGAAAAATATGCGGCGCTTTGGCATCATTTTTCGCATAGACCTGTTCAATGTGTTCAAAAATCCGGTGCTGGTGGGCTACAACACCTTGTTCACGGTGGCGCTGGTGTTCACGCTCGGTTATCTTAACGGCGGCGCCTATGCCGACGGCTGGACGGCTTACCGGTATTATCTGGTGTCGTTTTTGGTCTACTCGGTGCTCACCGGCTCGATGACCGCGTCCAACGCCTTTATGGAGCGGGATATCAAAAAACCCAATCTGCGCATTCTGTTTTCACCGGCGGGCAGCTTCCCTATCTATTTTTCAAAAATTCTGGCTTCGGCGCTGTTCGATTACATTTGCCACGGAACGCTGGCGGTGGCGCTGGGCGCGCTGTTCCATTTCCCCAATTTCGGGCAGTTCTGGCTGTTGCTGTTGGTGCTCATTCCACTGGAACTGGCCTCCGCCGCGCTGGGGACGTTTTTCTGCTGTGTGCTGCACAGTGAGGAAAGCACCAGCAGTCTGCTCAGCACAGTCATCGGCGTGCTGGCGTTTTTGGGAGGGACGTTCTTTTCGCTGGACAGCATGGGTGGGGTGGTGGCGCTGATTTCCCGCTGCTCGCCCGTCAAATGGATCAATGACGCTCTGTTTGCCCTGCTTATCGACGGCAATGCCGCCGTGGCCGCCCCGCTGTTTTTCGGCGCGTTGGCGGCCGCCGCCGCGCTGACGGCGGGTTGCGTCCGCTTTTTCCACACGGAGGATTATGTATGCTGACCATTTTACGGAACGATTACAGCCGCATGCGCAAGCGTCTGGCAGGCATCCTGATCTTTACGGTCGTCACGCTTGTTGCGATGGGGCTTGCGGTCTACCTTGCCCACCAGCCGGTGAAAGGCCATATTGCGCTGGTGACGGCGAACGCCGCCGCGCCGGTCCACTCTGCCCGGCTGGATGTGACGGTGCTGCGCAAAGCGCCTCCGGAATCGGCGCTGGTGCGCGGGCAGTACGACGCGTTTGTCTTTGATGAGGGCGGCGGGCGCTACCGTGTTCAGACATTGCGCAACGCGCAGTTCAAGGCGATGGTGCAGGCCCTGCTGACCGATCCGCAGGCAAAAGTGCCCAGCCAGAGCGGCGAACGCGGCGTGGGGGAAAATGTCATCGGGTTTTCCATGCTCTTTCTGCTGATGAGCACGATCACCAACCTGCTGATGTTTGGGGAAGACAAGGAGCAGGGGCAGCTTTCCCGCATCGAGGTCACGCCGGTTTCGGGCGTCGGCTACCTGGCCGGGCACTGTGTATACGCGCTGACGATGTTTCTGCCGCCGCTTGTGCTGCTGGCGGGGCTGCAAGAGGCGGGCGTGGCCATCGGGTTTTCGCTGGGGATGTATGCGCTGCTGTTCCTGGCGCTGGCGGTGCTTGGCATCCCGCTCGCGTTGCTGCTGTACACCCTGCTTGACAAGGCGGACAACGCCACCATGCTCGGCTCCAGCATTCTTGTATTCACCACGGTGCTGGCTGGCGGATTCTATGCCAACAGCCGAAAAAACGCCGTGCTGGATACGCTGGTCGGCGCGCTGCCGCAGAAACAGTTGCTGCTGTTTGCCGCGCAGGCGGAAAAGGGCGTGGGCGTAGCGCATGCGGGGCATCTGCTTTATGTGTTTGCGTGGGGCGTGGCGCTGTTTGCGCTTTCCGGATTTCTTCTGCGTCGCAGGCGGCAGCGCGGATAGCGGGCTTGCCAACCGGACGGTTTTATCATACAATCTGGGAGGTGAAAGCATTTTCCAAACGGGGAGGGGAGCGGGCCATGCGGTTGCCGGATACGCTGGGCGCGGCGTTGTTGACAAAACTGAAGATGCCTGCGCCGCGGCGCGGATACATCGCGCGCCGCGGGCTGTTTGAAAAACTGGCG
Proteins encoded in this region:
- the glnA gene encoding type I glutamate--ammonia ligase, encoding MDREDVFQFMEENDVKFIRFQFTDISGIMKNIAINYSNLESALDGVLFDGYAVDGFSRSEESEMLLVPELDTLNIFPWRPQQGKVVRFICDVLSQDGTPFAGDPRYILKKMVAKAAAKGYMFLVEPECEFFLFHTDEHGLPTTQTHDTAGYFDLAPIDLGENARREVCLSLENMGFLVESSHHEVAAGQHEIDFRYDDALKTADNIETFRMVVKIIAQKHGLHATFMPKPLHNEAGSGMHINMSLVRGEQDVLADPNDELGLSKEGYYFIGGIMKHIRGLTALCNPLVNSYKRLVPGTEAPAYILWARKNRGPLIRVPYFKDGRARVELLSPDPACNPYLSLAALLGAGMEGIEKQITPPPEMKANIQDMSPRAIREAGIERLPATLGEALDALEQDALLREILGEHAFRSYLSTKRAEWDSYCETVHPWETGRYLSIY
- a CDS encoding ANTAR domain-containing response regulator: MSDGMLVVCGQRAFCKNLCDLIASSIAIHPIVATSGAEARRKTSMHEMEAVLLAGKLPDENTLDLALELSQSGVAGVMIVIDRGTLFEAHEVLDGSGVTILANPLTKDALIQAIRLVMKVAEGGGTLDRAKLMLVQQKGWTEPQAHRYIQKLSMDKRLPRELAAQLVIKALEREQQAKEES
- a CDS encoding ArnT family glycosyltransferase; amino-acid sequence: MQDMIVLPDKSSSSQLSRKWALLILAGIAALSFGLNFWSISSVGYGNAYYAAAIRSMTQNVHNFFFVAFDPAGVVSVDKPPIGLWVQAIFVLIFGYHGWAMLLPQALAGTGCSLMMYLLVAKRFGRPAGLISALVLALTPSVVVAARNNTMDLQLVFVLLAATWFLFRSIETGKARYFFLAALMVGIGFNVKMLEAYLAVPAMGIVFLIFSKQKIGKRILTAIVGIGIMLAVSLSWTVAVDLTPASERPYVGSSTNNTVWELITGHNGAERLFGQGGGTGGMGGPGGQNGGSTNNNNAGGQNGGMGGPGGQNGNATNNNNANGGNTNNNAGGQNGGTGGFGGPGGQNGNTANNNNANGGSTNNNAGGQNGGTGGRPGGTGGMSGNGNDIGTAGMFRLWGSTMYGQASWLIILALFGIAACASRSTWKKRNEKAAMILYWALWLGTMVGFFSFASFFHRYYLCILAPGIAGLAGIGLVQMFKAFRDRQGWKQWLLPASLAAMFVSETVYISGYPALRGWMIPLMAVLTGAALIGLFLPRILPRLRRANLIRLIATGCMLAAMLTGPLYWCLTVVWYPPINSTMPYAGPELATDTQTAGMTTNQENLTTADSGTKALETYLVAHYKAGSYLVVAARADDVAAFIVDTGLPAVAYGGFLGSDNGITLSELKKLVKEGKVTYFLLSDSSGAGMSSSSEITSYVKANATLVNASAYGSTSTSGSSSNGVSGASLYLFK
- a CDS encoding ABC transporter ATP-binding protein, which gives rise to METILTVKNLSKRFKEKEVLKGLDFTVDAGEILCLLGPNGAGKSTTINILTGVLGHDGGEVLYHGQSIRGRLRAYRQRLGVVPQDIALYEELTAERNLRFFAGLYGLRGRELDRATDEALALAGLEDRRRDVIKTFSGGMKRRLNIACAIAHRPELVIMDEPTVGIDPQSRNHILESIRTLRGQGMTVLYTTHYMEEVEAISSRIIIMDHGQIIAEGTKESLKQAYEDQRRYTLTVEGAEGLQASDLYRVEGIVSAQIGEHAVEITSLRGVANLDRIIALLYEKGVEIQNITSEEASLETVFLKLTGRTLRD
- a CDS encoding ABC transporter permease, with the protein product MRRFGIIFRIDLFNVFKNPVLVGYNTLFTVALVFTLGYLNGGAYADGWTAYRYYLVSFLVYSVLTGSMTASNAFMERDIKKPNLRILFSPAGSFPIYFSKILASALFDYICHGTLAVALGALFHFPNFGQFWLLLLVLIPLELASAALGTFFCCVLHSEESTSSLLSTVIGVLAFLGGTFFSLDSMGGVVALISRCSPVKWINDALFALLIDGNAAVAAPLFFGALAAAAALTAGCVRFFHTEDYVC